One genomic region from Nitrososphaerota archaeon encodes:
- a CDS encoding Crp/Fnr family transcriptional regulator: protein LATLSKGQFFGEMSLIDEQPRSADVVATQPTKCWALTSWAFSALVKTHPEMALAMLKEMVKRLRAAQSSPTS, encoded by the coding sequence CTCGCGACCCTATCCAAGGGCCAGTTCTTCGGGGAGATGTCGCTTATCGACGAGCAGCCTCGGTCGGCGGACGTGGTCGCGACCCAGCCGACGAAGTGCTGGGCCCTCACCTCCTGGGCGTTCTCCGCCCTGGTCAAGACACACCCAGAGATGGCCTTGGCCATGCTGAAGGAAATGGTGAAGAGGCTCAGGGCGGCGCAGAGCTCCCCGACCTCCTGA